A genomic segment from Limosilactobacillus sp. encodes:
- a CDS encoding Nramp family divalent metal transporter yields the protein MKGGFGVDNTKNQHRKHRLIEYANGKSLEEINGTVEVPKGKGFWRTLFAYSGPGALVAVGYMDPGNWSTSITGGQSFQYTLMTTILISSLIAMLLQYMAAKLGIVSQMDLAQAIRARTGKALGIVLWIMTEFAIMATDIAEVIGAAIALNLLFHIPLIPSVFITVLDVLVLLLLTKIGFRKIEAIVACLILVILFVFAYQVALSNPDWGAAFMGLLPSTKAIAQSPNVGGITPLSGSLGIIGATVMPHNLYLHSAISQTRKIDHDDLDSIRQTVRFTTWDSNIQLSLAFIVNSLLLIMGVAVFKYGAVKDSSFFGLYEALNNTSMLSNPILIAVAKSGVLSTLFAVALLASGQNSTITGTLTGQVIMEGFVHMKMPLWARRLVTRLISVVPVLLCVGLTSGESEIQQHSALNMLMENSQVFLAFALPFSMLPLLMMTNSEVEMGEFKNRGWVKFCGWLSVIALTFLNLYNLPSTYEGFGVWSKGTADILAYASIVVILALLIWTCVELYRGDKRFAAEGNGFGQHESTMKGYKKD from the coding sequence AAGAAATTAACGGCACCGTTGAAGTCCCTAAGGGAAAGGGATTCTGGCGAACATTATTTGCCTACTCTGGTCCTGGTGCATTAGTTGCCGTCGGGTACATGGACCCTGGTAACTGGTCAACCTCAATCACCGGTGGACAAAGTTTCCAATACACCCTAATGACTACCATCTTGATTTCAAGTTTGATTGCGATGTTGCTTCAATACATGGCGGCTAAACTCGGGATCGTGAGTCAAATGGACCTCGCTCAGGCAATTCGGGCACGGACCGGTAAAGCATTAGGAATTGTTCTTTGGATCATGACAGAATTTGCTATCATGGCAACCGATATTGCCGAAGTTATTGGGGCAGCGATTGCCCTGAACCTGCTCTTCCATATTCCATTAATTCCGTCCGTTTTCATTACGGTTTTGGATGTTTTAGTACTGCTCTTATTGACGAAGATCGGGTTCCGGAAGATCGAGGCTATCGTTGCCTGCTTGATCCTGGTCATTCTGTTTGTTTTCGCTTACCAAGTGGCCTTGTCCAACCCTGATTGGGGAGCTGCATTTATGGGGCTGTTACCATCAACCAAGGCCATCGCACAAAGCCCTAACGTCGGCGGCATCACCCCATTGAGTGGTTCCCTCGGGATCATCGGGGCGACCGTCATGCCGCACAACCTCTACCTGCACTCCGCAATTTCTCAGACGCGGAAGATCGATCATGACGACCTCGACAGCATTCGCCAGACGGTGCGGTTCACGACCTGGGACTCCAACATTCAGCTGTCCCTGGCCTTCATCGTCAACTCACTGCTGCTGATCATGGGGGTTGCCGTCTTCAAGTACGGTGCCGTCAAGGACAGTTCCTTCTTCGGCCTTTACGAGGCATTAAACAACACTTCGATGCTTTCTAACCCAATTTTGATTGCGGTTGCCAAGTCTGGAGTCCTTTCAACCCTGTTTGCCGTAGCATTGCTGGCATCTGGGCAGAACTCCACCATCACTGGGACCCTGACCGGTCAGGTGATCATGGAGGGGTTCGTTCACATGAAGATGCCACTCTGGGCCCGGCGGCTGGTAACCCGGTTGATCTCCGTTGTCCCCGTGCTGCTTTGTGTCGGCCTGACGAGTGGTGAATCCGAGATCCAGCAACACTCTGCCCTGAATATGCTGATGGAAAATTCGCAGGTTTTCCTGGCATTTGCCCTGCCATTCTCAATGCTGCCATTACTGATGATGACTAACAGTGAGGTTGAAATGGGTGAGTTCAAGAACCGTGGCTGGGTCAAGTTCTGTGGCTGGTTGTCAGTCATTGCGTTGACCTTCCTGAACCTTTACAACCTGCCTTCCACCTACGAAGGTTTCGGCGTTTGGTCCAAGGGCACCGCGGATATCCTGGCCTACGCCTCGATCGTAGTTATCCTGGCCCTGTTGATCTGGACCTGTGTCGAACTTTACCGCGGTGACAAGCGCTTTGCCGCTGAGGGGAACGGCTTTGGTCAGCACGAATCAACCATGAAGGGTTATAAGAAAGATTAA
- a CDS encoding MFS transporter, which translates to MRKLNDNYIELPRYKVIFLATCVGVIVASMFYIQPIENVITVSYQIKQSQTAVIAMLTQVSYALGLLLVVPLGDMFNRYRFLQVMEAISICSLLLASWAPSPVIFALASVLIGLTSVGGQIIIPYVAYLTPLKKQGPILGVMISGMLTGILFARTFSGLIAAALGWHMVYLIAAVLNFLLLILIHQWVPNDPREHGQDISLGQLLASLPKLLKKYRYLRSSAVNGFAMFGLANLFWSTLAFLLMSRFHYGSAVAGSMGLLGIVAIFAAPFIGRMVNLYSPKQNIVTSIILAIVAYLIFGAFQHSMVALVIGIIVLDLSTQFSQVTNQAIIQSLSRTENSRNNSIFMFSYFFGGSIGTLTGIDAWSHFGWAGVTAMAVIFVIVALSAHFAIGEPEKLG; encoded by the coding sequence GTGAGAAAATTGAACGATAACTATATTGAATTGCCACGCTACAAGGTGATTTTTCTGGCGACCTGCGTCGGGGTGATCGTCGCCAGCATGTTTTACATCCAGCCGATCGAAAACGTGATTACTGTCAGCTATCAGATCAAGCAGTCCCAGACCGCCGTGATCGCGATGCTGACCCAGGTCAGTTACGCCCTCGGGCTCCTGCTGGTGGTGCCGCTCGGTGACATGTTCAACCGCTACCGCTTTCTGCAAGTGATGGAGGCCATCTCGATCTGCTCACTGCTGCTGGCGAGTTGGGCCCCGAGCCCGGTCATCTTTGCCCTGGCCTCCGTTTTGATCGGGCTGACCTCGGTCGGCGGCCAAATCATCATTCCCTACGTTGCCTACCTGACGCCCCTCAAAAAACAGGGGCCGATCCTGGGCGTCATGATCTCTGGAATGCTGACCGGGATCCTCTTCGCCCGAACCTTTAGCGGCCTGATCGCCGCCGCCCTCGGCTGGCACATGGTCTACCTGATCGCCGCCGTCCTCAACTTCCTGCTGCTGATCTTGATTCACCAGTGGGTCCCGAACGACCCCCGCGAGCACGGGCAAGACATCTCGTTGGGCCAGCTGCTGGCCTCCCTGCCCAAGCTACTCAAAAAGTACCGTTACCTGCGCAGCTCGGCCGTCAACGGCTTTGCCATGTTCGGGCTGGCCAACCTCTTCTGGTCAACGCTGGCCTTCCTCTTGATGAGTCGCTTCCACTACGGGTCGGCCGTCGCGGGCAGCATGGGCCTGCTGGGGATTGTCGCGATCTTTGCGGCCCCCTTCATCGGGCGGATGGTTAATCTCTACTCGCCAAAGCAAAACATCGTGACGAGCATCATCCTGGCTATCGTAGCCTACCTGATCTTCGGTGCCTTTCAGCATTCAATGGTGGCCCTGGTCATCGGCATCATCGTCCTTGACCTGAGCACCCAGTTCAGCCAGGTCACCAACCAGGCGATCATCCAGTCGCTCAGCCGGACCGAGAATAGCCGTAACAATTCAATCTTCATGTTCTCCTACTTCTTCGGTGGCTCAATCGGGACCCTGACCGGTATCGACGCCTGGTCGCACTTTGGCTGGGCCGGCGTCACCGCGATGGCCGTGATCTTCGTCATCGTGGCCCTCAGCGCCCATTTTGCAATTGGCGAACCGGAAAAGCTTGGCTGA
- the thrS gene encoding threonine--tRNA ligase produces the protein MAQVAVMSPDGSVEKIDRDSKESLQALRKLSALMLKAALQQEFKGIRLGEVVADEDGFHVDSDKDDQQVSVDELPALQDAIKKLAKDDAKVEFVEMDLDDALAEAGDDQYSNALIKEAAKDGKVAMYQLGDVKAVADQDILVYGDVVKNIQLLSVAGAYWKGMSSNPMLQRLYGTVFFKKDDLADDLKKRQEARERDHRVIGNQLDLFFVDPKVGAGLPYWMPKGATIRRTIERYIIDREVADGYKHVYTPVLMNLDAYKTSGHWEHYRDDMFPPMDMGDGEMLELRPMNCPSHIQIYKHHIRSYRDLPLRIAELGMMHRYEKSGALSGLQRVREMTLNDGHTFVALDQIRSEFAKILKLIMSVYKDFDITDYSFRLSLRDPKNTKKYYANDEMWERSQALLKAAMDDLNLDYYEAEGEAAFYGPKLDIQTKTALGNDETMSTIQLDFMLPDRFGLTYVGNDGKEHMPVMIHRGVVGTMERFIAYLTEIYKGAFPTWLAPEQVHIIPVNEDAHGAYADDFAKKLKAANIRVVVDHRNEKMGYKIREAQTQKVPYTLVVGDDEMKGNGVSVRKYGEKAQNEMSQDAFMNEILADIASYSREEN, from the coding sequence ATGGCTCAAGTTGCAGTTATGTCACCAGATGGATCCGTTGAAAAGATCGATCGCGATTCAAAAGAAAGTTTACAGGCCCTGCGGAAGTTATCTGCACTGATGCTCAAGGCCGCATTACAGCAGGAATTCAAGGGCATTCGGCTCGGTGAAGTCGTTGCCGATGAAGACGGCTTCCACGTTGATTCCGATAAGGACGATCAACAGGTTTCCGTCGACGAATTGCCAGCACTTCAAGATGCAATCAAGAAGCTGGCTAAGGACGACGCCAAGGTTGAATTCGTCGAAATGGACCTGGACGATGCCCTGGCCGAAGCGGGCGACGACCAGTACTCCAACGCCCTGATCAAGGAAGCCGCTAAGGATGGCAAGGTTGCCATGTACCAACTCGGCGACGTTAAGGCCGTTGCCGACCAGGATATCCTGGTTTACGGTGACGTTGTGAAGAACATCCAGCTGCTCTCCGTTGCCGGTGCTTACTGGAAGGGCATGTCCTCCAACCCAATGCTGCAGCGGCTGTACGGGACCGTCTTCTTCAAGAAGGACGACCTGGCCGACGACCTGAAGAAGCGCCAGGAAGCCCGCGAACGTGACCACCGGGTAATCGGGAACCAGCTTGACCTCTTCTTCGTTGATCCAAAGGTCGGCGCCGGTTTGCCATACTGGATGCCAAAGGGTGCCACGATTCGGCGGACGATCGAACGTTACATCATCGACCGGGAAGTTGCCGACGGTTACAAGCACGTCTACACCCCAGTCCTGATGAACCTGGACGCCTACAAGACTTCCGGTCACTGGGAACACTACCGTGACGACATGTTCCCACCAATGGACATGGGTGACGGCGAAATGCTGGAACTGCGGCCAATGAACTGCCCAAGCCACATCCAAATTTACAAGCACCACATCCGTTCCTACCGTGATCTGCCACTGCGGATTGCCGAACTTGGGATGATGCACCGTTACGAAAAGTCCGGTGCCCTCTCCGGTCTGCAGCGGGTTCGTGAAATGACCTTAAACGACGGCCACACCTTCGTTGCCCTCGACCAGATCCGGTCCGAATTCGCCAAGATCCTGAAGCTGATCATGTCCGTCTACAAGGACTTTGACATCACCGACTACAGCTTCCGGCTCTCCCTGCGTGACCCGAAGAACACCAAGAAGTACTACGCTAACGACGAAATGTGGGAACGTTCCCAAGCCCTCTTGAAGGCTGCCATGGACGATCTGAACCTCGACTACTACGAAGCTGAAGGGGAAGCTGCCTTCTACGGTCCAAAGCTGGACATCCAGACCAAGACTGCTCTGGGCAACGACGAAACCATGTCCACCATTCAGCTGGACTTCATGCTGCCTGACCGCTTCGGCCTGACCTACGTTGGTAACGACGGTAAGGAACACATGCCAGTGATGATCCACCGTGGGGTTGTCGGCACCATGGAACGGTTTATCGCCTACCTGACTGAAATCTACAAGGGTGCCTTCCCAACTTGGTTGGCTCCTGAACAAGTCCACATCATCCCGGTTAACGAGGATGCCCATGGTGCCTACGCCGATGACTTCGCCAAGAAGCTGAAGGCTGCTAACATCCGGGTCGTTGTTGACCACCGGAACGAAAAGATGGGCTACAAGATTCGTGAAGCCCAGACCCAGAAGGTTCCATACACCCTGGTTGTCGGTGACGACGAAATGAAGGGCAATGGCGTTTCCGTGCGGAAGTACGGTGAAAAGGCTCAAAACGAAATGAGCCAGGATGCCTTCATGAACGAAATCCTCGCTGATATTGCATCCTACTCCCGTGAAGAAAACTAA